The DNA window TCTTTGATGTATTCCTCTGCAGACTGGTTGCTGAAATCCCTTGAAAAAGGCGTGATAATCAGATGATCGACACCCAGGCGCTCCAATAACCCAGCCTTTTCTTCAATTGTTGTAATCAGCTTAATGGTTTCATCCTCGGGATGAAGGATCATGCGCGGGTGAGGAAAAAATGTAAGTATCACTGTTTCGCCGCCGCTTGCAGCAGCAAGCTCTTTTAATCTGGCTATGATCTTGCGATGCCCGATGTGTACGCCATCAAAAGTGCCTATGGTAACCACGGCATTTTTAACGGTTGTAAATTCATCAATATGATGATATATTTTCATAGGAACTGCAAATGTAAATGTAGAAAGCGTAAACTGGAAATTACTTGAGGAATGCTATTCTATTGGCGGGACATTTTTTAATTCACGGATGCTGGTTACCAGTTCCATCACCTCGTGTGCATTCTCGATACGGAAACTGCCGCTGCGCGTTCGGCGGAGGCGTGACAGGTAAGCGCCGTTATTAAGTGCCTTACCAAAATCATTTGCCAGCGATCGGATGTACGTGCCTTTGCTGCACACTACTTTAAAGTCTACTTCGGGGAGTTCTATCCGGGTTATTTCAAACTCTGTAATAGTAACCGTTCGGGCTTTAAGTTCCACCTCTTCGCCGCGGCGTGCTTTTTCATAGAGGCGTTCGCCATCTACCTTTATGGCCGAATGCGCAGGCGGGTATTGCTGTATCTCGCCGGTGAATTGCGCGCAGGCCGCTTTGATCTGTTCTTCGGTAAGCTGACTTAGGTCGAAACTTCCTTCGGGTTCGCTCTCCAGGTCATAAGTTGGGGTAGTGGCGCCTAATACAAGTGTGCCGGTGTATTCCTTTTCTTCGGCCTGAAAGGAGTCGATCTGCTTGGTCATTTTACCCGTGCAGATAATAAGAAGCCCGGTGGCGAGAGGATCCAGCGTACCCGCGTGGCCTACTTTAATCTTCAGCGGCTTAAAAGCATTCCGGATTTTGCCGACAACGTCAAAGCTGGTCCATTTGTACGGTTTGTTCACAAGCAGCAGTTGCCCGTCTACAAAGTGCTGTATATCGGTAAAGTAAGAGGTCAAAGCAAAAAATTAAGCAGCAAAGGTACGCGTCTGAATCAAAATTCTCAGAATCAAAGAATTTACAGGATGCTTTGCAGTCTGTTATATATTTCGTCTTACAATCAGGATTAAGAATTTTGTAAATTCTAAAATTCTGTAAATTCTGATTCAGACTACACCATTTGCAAATTGTGGCCGGTCATTAATAGCACTATAATAACCCCACCAACTAATATGCGGTACCAGCCAAACAGCTGAAATCCCCTTTTCTCAAGAAAAGTAATGAAAGATTTTATAGCTAGCATAGCCACTATAAACGCAATAATGTTGCCTACTACCAGGAACTTAATCTGCTCGCCGGTGAACATTTGCTCGTGCGTTTTGTGGTAATCCCACACCTCTTTTAAAGTAGCGCCAAACATGGTAGGCACGGCTAAAAAGAAAGAAAACTCTGCAGCGGCAGTACGGCTAAGCTTTTGGCTCATGCCGCCAACTATTGTAGCGGCAGAACGGGATACACCCGGTATAACTGCAAGGCACTGAAAAAGGCCAACCTTCAGAGCTGTTGGGTAAGAGATGTTCTCTTCTTTTGTGACAGCTGTGTCCTGATTAAACCATTTGTCGACAAACAGCAGGATGATACCGCCTACCAGCAGCGAAATAGCCACCACAAGTGGGCTTTCCAGCAATTTATCAATGTGCTTTTTCAGCAATACGCCAACTATTACTGCCGGAATAACACCAACCACTAATTTAAAGTAGAAGTCGATAGAGCGGAAAAAGCGTTTAAAGTAAAGGATAACTACAGAAAGTATAGCACCAAGCTGTATCACTACCTCAAACAGCTTTACAAAGTCATCAGTAGCTATGCCCATAACAGACGATGCAATAACCATGTGACCTGTAGAAGAAACAGGAAGAAATTCGGTAAGGCCTTCTATTATCGCGAGAACAATTACGTGGATAAGGTTCATGGTAGGTTATGCAGTTGGTTTTTTTAGGATAGCAAAAAAACCAAGGGCAAATCCCGCAAGTACAACTACCGGGGCAATAACAATTTTGGTGGTGCTGTAAATATCTGTAGTGCCGCTCATGAGAAAGAAACCGATGGCTACTACCACAATGCTGATGATGAGTAAGCGGTAGTTTTCTTTGCCGAACACGAATTGCACCGGCTGAGTATCTGCTACCGGCTTTGTTGCGGTAGTGCTTGTTTTTACTGTTGCAGCAGTCTTTTGTTGCTGTGCCATATATCTTTAAATTAATGTTGTTAATGAATGTAAAAGGACCTGTTAATTATCTGTACAGGTCGTATATTTTTAAACGTAAGAACTTGTTAACCGCAAGGTAGGTGCTAACGGCCGACATTAAAATGCCAAGGCCGATGACCCCTAAAAATACAATGCCGAACTCTGTATAGTT is part of the Mucilaginibacter terrenus genome and encodes:
- the truB gene encoding tRNA pseudouridine(55) synthase TruB, with the translated sequence MTSYFTDIQHFVDGQLLLVNKPYKWTSFDVVGKIRNAFKPLKIKVGHAGTLDPLATGLLIICTGKMTKQIDSFQAEEKEYTGTLVLGATTPTYDLESEPEGSFDLSQLTEEQIKAACAQFTGEIQQYPPAHSAIKVDGERLYEKARRGEEVELKARTVTITEFEITRIELPEVDFKVVCSKGTYIRSLANDFGKALNNGAYLSRLRRTRSGSFRIENAHEVMELVTSIRELKNVPPIE
- a CDS encoding DUF3098 domain-containing protein, with the translated sequence MAQQQKTAATVKTSTTATKPVADTQPVQFVFGKENYRLLIISIVVVAIGFFLMSGTTDIYSTTKIVIAPVVVLAGFALGFFAILKKPTA
- a CDS encoding undecaprenyl-diphosphate phosphatase, producing the protein MNLIHVIVLAIIEGLTEFLPVSSTGHMVIASSVMGIATDDFVKLFEVVIQLGAILSVVILYFKRFFRSIDFYFKLVVGVIPAVIVGVLLKKHIDKLLESPLVVAISLLVGGIILLFVDKWFNQDTAVTKEENISYPTALKVGLFQCLAVIPGVSRSAATIVGGMSQKLSRTAAAEFSFFLAVPTMFGATLKEVWDYHKTHEQMFTGEQIKFLVVGNIIAFIVAMLAIKSFITFLEKRGFQLFGWYRILVGGVIIVLLMTGHNLQMV